The window GATGATTGTCGTCGGATGAAGCCCATTCGAGCGGAGCGTTGCGGCTTCCTCAAGCAGTGCGCCGACCAATACGACCGCCGTTGTCGTTCCGTCCCCGATGGCACTGTCCTGTGCAGCCGCGGCCTGTTCGACCAGCCGACCGATTGGATGCGTGATATCCATCCACTCGATGATGCTTGACCCGTCGTTGGTGACGATGACCGTTCCGTTCTCGCCGACGACCATCTTGTCCAGTCCGTTGGGCCCGAGCGTCGTCCGGATTGCATCGGCGAGTTGTCCTGTGGCAGTCTGTGGCGGTTTCGGCTCGTCAGTGTCGCCATCATCTCCCAACATTAGCGTTGCCAGCCAGCGTTGTCTCTATCCCTCATTCCAGTGGGTCGTCGGTGACACAGAGGTCACCGCGGTCCGCGCTATTGTGTTCGATACCCGTCGGAGACGCGTCGAAGTCGAACGCGCCGGTCGGCAGCGCGAGCGTCGAACAGGCGTTTGGCACGTCCACGACGCCGCTCTGTCGCCCCTCGACCGGGACGGTCCCGAGAATGTGCAGCGCCTGCTGGCCGGTGTAGCCGAACTGCTTGAGATAGTCGATAGCCTGAAGACAGGCCCGGCGGTAGGCCGTGTGTGAATCGATGTACTTCTGCTCGCCGTCCTCGGTCACCGAGTAGCCACAGAAGGTGACGTAGTCCTCGAAGTTCGGCCCGCGGTGGCCCGGTTCAAAGATCGGGTGATCGACGCCGAATTTCTCCATCCCGTCTTTCACGAGGTCGAATTCGAGGTCGACGTAGGCGGCCATCTCGATTGCGCCACAGAAGGATATCTCGCCGTCGCCCTGTGAAGCGTGGAAGTCACCGATGCCGAACTTCGCGCCCTCGACGTAGACCGGGAAATACACCGTCGAGCCGATAGAGAGGTCCTTGATGTCGTGGTTCCCGCCGTGTTCCCGGGGTGGAACGGTGCGGGCCGCGACTTCCGCTGCCTCCTCGGCCTCGTCGGGGTCCATCTCCCCCATGAGCGCCCCGTCGGGCGTCGGCGGGTTCGCTACGCCGGGTTCCGCCTCTCCGGTCGGATGGTTCGGTATCGACTCGGGGTCCTCGGCGTGTTTGTCGATAAGTTCCTGTTCGCGTTCGTTCCACGCTTCCAGCAGTTCTTCGCTGGGGGCACACCCCGCAAGCCCGGGGTGGATCTTCCCCTCGTACTCGACATCGGGGATGTGACGAGACGAGACTGTGTAGCCGTCGATGTCCCAGATGGATTTCGCCGCCTTAGGGAAGTGGTCGGTCAGGAAGCCGCCACCGTTTTGCTGGGAGAACGTGCCAGTGAACCCGAACTCTGAGCGGTCGTTGAGCGGCCCCATGTCGTGGAACTCGACTTTCAGCAGGTCGCCCGGTTCGGCACCGTTGACGTGCACGGGACCCGCGAGATAGTGGACTTGCGAGAGGTCCACGTCGCGGACCTCGTTGGCGTTGTCGTTATCAGTTATCTGTCCACCGGTCCAGTCTAGAGCCTCCAGTCGCATGCTCTCGCCCGGGTCCGCTTCGACGACCGCTGGGATGTCCGGGTGCCACCGATTGAACGGGTTCGCACCCGGTTGTTCGTCTGGCGCACTATCGACATCAACCTCAAACTTTGTCTCGGGCATTACGGCCACTATATCGGATAGGTTACACATAAGTGTTCGGCTGGTTGACGTTTAGAAATTACAGTTTTAGCACATATACTACAGTATTTAAAAGAGTATGCTCGGTAGAAGAATCATGTATATACGTATTGTCTGTATAAGTGTACACAGACTTCCTGAAAGAGTCTCACTTGAGGTCGGTTCATTTTATTTATGACACCTGCTCGCCGATTCTGGAAGCCCCTATCGGATTATACTACATACTATGTCAGTCGTCGTGAATACGGCAATTCTACTCACGGGATTTGTAGCAAGCAGTTGGTCAGTACAGAGTGCGTAGCTACCAACCGACATTTTCACGGGATATTCGGAGGATTCGCCACTACAGAACCGATTCTCACAAGATATTTATCATATCAATTTAGCATGAGAACATGGAACGCCGTGAGGTACCCGTGTCTGTGTTTTCAGTGGGATTCCTTTCTGGATGTATGAAAGACGGGACCGGTTCAACTACCCCGACCAACACAAGCACTGAATCAACTACCCCGACCAACACAAGCACAACCACTACATCCACGGATACTTGCTACCCGGAGTTTTGTGAAGGGTCAATTATAGCTGAAGTAGACGTGGACGCTAGTTTTTCAGGTACGGCTGTACTAGAAGCGGCATGTCGTCAGAGAAGCTACGAACTCCAATCAGGCGACTCGGTCACGATTATACGGCAGGTTGACGGCGAGACCTGCGATATTACGATCTCTGTCGATGGTCAGACAGTGTTTGACCGTAATATCCAAGATTACGTTTCTCTGTCTCTTCGGGTTGGTCCAGATGGCAACGTCTCTGAATCTATAGTAGAATTGTAATTAACGCAATTTGATTGATATTTTGGCCCTGAAGTAGACGGTCAATATGCACGCCCACTGACCGGTTTTTTCAGCCAGTTGGATAAATAAAGAAAACGTATTCACAACAACTGATATTGCTGATGTCCGAGAGTCTGTGGTACGCAGACTCACCGGCACCCAGCCAGATCGCAGAAGCAGTCTCGGACTGGGGACTCTGGAGTGTTGGTACACACTTACAGCCCGAGATCGTGCCAAAGGCGGTTTACGAGAGTCACACCAGATTCTCCAAATATTCGAGGGTACAAGTACCGTGTATGCGCCGACGGACGGTCCTCAAATCGACTGGTGCGGTTGGAACGATTGTTGGAGTCGCCGGCTGTCTCGGTGGTGGCAGGTCCGGGGATTCGAACCCCGATGTCGTTCTCGAAGAGCCCGACCGGGAGTTCGAGAGCAGCGACGTTCCGTACCCCGCATGGGGCGAACAGATTCCGGACGTGAGTATCTCTGTGCCGGCCGACTCGGAGGACATTCGATTGCGAGATGTTGAAACGCCAGCCCTCCTCACGTTCTTCTATAGTCACTGTCAGACCGTGTGTCCCGTTCTCATCTCAACGCAACGAAATATCCAGAGCCACGCACAGAACAACGGTTACGCTGATGCGGTCCGGTTTCTCCCGATAACCTTCGACCCCGACCGTGACACTGCAGACCGGCTCGGGGCGTATGCCGACGAGATGAACGTCGACGCCGATAGCGACAACTGGCAGTTCCTTCGGCCAGCGTCGAAGCAGCGAGCGACGGATGTCATACAGGACCAGTTCGGGGTTGTGTTCCAGCGTACCGAGCCTGAAAACATGGATATGTACATGTTCACGCACACAGCACTGACGCTACTCGTCAACGCCGATGGATACGTCGAGCGTGCCTATCGGTCGAAGTCGCCGGACGAAGAAACCATTATTTCCGACCTACAAACGGTGAGAAACGCGTGAACCGCCGGCAGGTCGTTACGGCGGTTACAGGACTCGGCCTCACTGGGGGGAGTCTGTGGGTTGCCCAGAACGGGCTGTCGGGCATCCAGCCCCGGGACACAGACCAGCTTCCGGTTCGCGTGGAAACCCTAGATGCACGCGGCTCGTCAGCAGGCGAGACGGCCGTGCCAAGCCCGGGAACCGTCACGGTAGTCGACCTCTTCGCCACATGGTGTGCGCCCTGTGACGACCAGCTCAAGATACTAGACACGATTCGCCCCGAGTACCCGGAGGCTGAGTTCGTCTCAGTGACGAACGAGCGGCCAAGCGAGACACTGACCCGGACAGAGATCAGCGAGTGGTGGAACCGCAATGGCGGTGCTTGGACCGTCGGACTGGACCCCGGCAGTGAGTTGCTGGCGGCGTTCGGGGCGGATGGGCTTCCGTACATCGCGATTGCTGATGCAAGCGGAACCATCCAGTTCAGTCACAGCGGACTCGCCGGGGAAGAGGCGCTTCGAAACGAACTCGACGCACTGGTGTAAGATGGCTGGAGTTGCCGTGCTTGGGACACTCGCGTTCGCCGCAAGCGCCGGCGTCGCGACCTTCTTCGCTCCGTGTGCGTTCCCGCTTCTCCCGGGGTATCTCGGGTACTATCTGCGCGAGAGCGATGGGGATGTCGGTATGCTGCCACCTGCCACTGCCGCTGCTGGCGGGGCGCTTGTCGCGCTTACCCTCGTCGCTCTGCTCGTCCTTGCACTCGGGCGACCGCTCAAGACCGCGCTCCCAATGCTCGAACCGATCATCGGACTCGGTCTGATCGTGCTCGGCGTCGTGATGCTCCGCAACAGGGAGCCTGAACTTCGGGTCCCGCTGCCACAGCGACCGGCGTCTGTAACCGGATTCGGTGTGTTCGGTGCTGTGTACGCGGTCGCCGCAGCGGGTTGTGTCGTGCCACTGTTCGTTGGCGTGGTCACTCAGGCACTCGCATTGTCGGTCCACGCAAGCATTCTTGTCCTGACAGTGTACGCCCTCGGGGTAGCGCTTCCGCTTATCGGCGTGACACTGCTTGCGGGCGCTGGCATCGAACTCTGGCGCACCTTCGGCAGGCACCTGCAACGAATGAACCAGATTGCAGCCATCGTGATGATAGTAGCCGGTGGTGGGCAGATTTACCTCGCAGTGTTCGAACTCGGCGTGTTGTAGTGTCATTCGAGTGGTGGCCGGTTTCATATTGGGGGCCGAGCGAGCGTATCGAGACAGCCGATTGTCGCGACGGTGAATATCGCGACATCTGTCTCCCCACTCAACAGAAAATGCACAGAGCCAGCGACGTACTTGGGTGACGGAGGCACGAACAGCTCGCGCTGTCGCTCACATGGTGGACAGGGCACGACACCACAAGCAATTTATCGGATTATTGATTACTTCGGGACAGAAATGCGTTGCTCCCGCCGCCATGCCCTCCGACTCATCGGCGCATCCGGGGTCCTCACCGCAAGCGCCGGCTGTCTAAACCCCGGCAGTCTCGACGACTACGCGCTCATCGCCAGCGAACTGGACCTCTCGACAGTAGGCCGGCCGTATCTCTGGCCAGACCCGACCGCTATTGCGGCGACCACCCGGGTCGACTTCACTCCCGAGACGAAGCAGCGGTATCTCTCCGAACTGTACGACGCCGGCAGTGTTACTGTCCAACAGTGGCCGCTCGTCGGACGGGACCAGTGGGGCCGGGACACGCGGCCGCGCCCGTCGTTCCTCCGGCAGGACGGCGTCTTTTATCAGGTCCAGATCGGCGCAGAACGGCAACTCGAACGGAAACGCTGGCACTTTGCGGTCACGCGGACTGACGAGACACCGCCGGAGGGCGCGACGGTCGAGAGGCCACCGTTCGACCGCTCGGCACAGGACAGTCGCGTCCTCGAGGCAGCGCTCGACGCGGTGTATGCGGGCAACGATGGGTTCCTCGGCGACCCTCAGTTCGAGCAGCTACAGACCGTCGAGTATCACCGGCACCTCGACGCCGGAGCCAGCGAACTCGTCCCATCACCACCGTTCTCGTACGTCGAGTCCGGAGACGAGTACTTTCGGCCTGTCACGGAGCAACGGACGGTGACTGTGCCGGAGTGGACATACACTATCGACGAGATCACGACCAGTCGGGAGGAGTTCGAGGAGCACGCACGAGCGGCGATTCTGGAACTGGACCTCAGTTCGCGCGACCTCTCGGAGTCCGCTCGTGGCGTGATAGATGACGCTATCAGCGAGGACCCTCGTCGCTACGAAGAGGGCGCACCGCCCTCTGACGAACTCGCCGAAGTCCTAGACGCGTTCGGTATCGCGGATGACCTTCAGTCCATAGACAGCTACGATACTCGAGTCGACTTCCGGGGTGTCGTGGCCAAATATCAGGGCACAGTGTATCGGTTTAGCCTGATTGTGACGCCTTGATTGGTGGCCAGTCGCTGGAACTCCGCGAGAGAACGCTAGTCGCTGTTGTGCTGGGAAAGACAGGGCGTGAAGCTACGGCGACTGGGACGGTTGTCGCCGGGCGGTGGTCTCGGTCGCGTTCTCGGAAGCGATCTCTCGGGCAGTGTCGACCCAACTGTGGTCCGGGAAGGGCGCGGGACGGACCTCGTAGGTGTACCGGTCTACGCGCTCGCCTCTGTCAAACGTGATGTCGAACGCATAGACGA is drawn from Haloarcula sp. CBA1129 and contains these coding sequences:
- a CDS encoding SCO family protein gives rise to the protein MRRRTVLKSTGAVGTIVGVAGCLGGGRSGDSNPDVVLEEPDREFESSDVPYPAWGEQIPDVSISVPADSEDIRLRDVETPALLTFFYSHCQTVCPVLISTQRNIQSHAQNNGYADAVRFLPITFDPDRDTADRLGAYADEMNVDADSDNWQFLRPASKQRATDVIQDQFGVVFQRTEPENMDMYMFTHTALTLLVNADGYVERAYRSKSPDEETIISDLQTVRNA
- a CDS encoding cytochrome c biogenesis protein CcdA — translated: MAGVAVLGTLAFAASAGVATFFAPCAFPLLPGYLGYYLRESDGDVGMLPPATAAAGGALVALTLVALLVLALGRPLKTALPMLEPIIGLGLIVLGVVMLRNREPELRVPLPQRPASVTGFGVFGAVYAVAAAGCVVPLFVGVVTQALALSVHASILVLTVYALGVALPLIGVTLLAGAGIELWRTFGRHLQRMNQIAAIVMIVAGGGQIYLAVFELGVL
- a CDS encoding TlpA disulfide reductase family protein, which encodes MNRRQVVTAVTGLGLTGGSLWVAQNGLSGIQPRDTDQLPVRVETLDARGSSAGETAVPSPGTVTVVDLFATWCAPCDDQLKILDTIRPEYPEAEFVSVTNERPSETLTRTEISEWWNRNGGAWTVGLDPGSELLAAFGADGLPYIAIADASGTIQFSHSGLAGEEALRNELDALV
- the fmdA gene encoding formamidase, whose protein sequence is MPETKFEVDVDSAPDEQPGANPFNRWHPDIPAVVEADPGESMRLEALDWTGGQITDNDNANEVRDVDLSQVHYLAGPVHVNGAEPGDLLKVEFHDMGPLNDRSEFGFTGTFSQQNGGGFLTDHFPKAAKSIWDIDGYTVSSRHIPDVEYEGKIHPGLAGCAPSEELLEAWNEREQELIDKHAEDPESIPNHPTGEAEPGVANPPTPDGALMGEMDPDEAEEAAEVAARTVPPREHGGNHDIKDLSIGSTVYFPVYVEGAKFGIGDFHASQGDGEISFCGAIEMAAYVDLEFDLVKDGMEKFGVDHPIFEPGHRGPNFEDYVTFCGYSVTEDGEQKYIDSHTAYRRACLQAIDYLKQFGYTGQQALHILGTVPVEGRQSGVVDVPNACSTLALPTGAFDFDASPTGIEHNSADRGDLCVTDDPLE